The genomic window GAAGTTGACTGAAAATGCTGCAAAATGTGTTCACGGTTGAGCCTCCGAATGTGAATTTGCAATCTTCCGGACTGCGAATCCATCATACGTGATGGCTCAACCCCTTTCATTTTAAAAAGCTAATTTGGACAAGAGTGATTGGTGTAGATTTCGTGCTTTTGGCTTATCCTTATGAGTTCGATTAACCATAATGGGGCATAGGCCAAAGGAATGTCATCAAGAGAGTATCCGGGCTTCCATCTGTATAATTCGCCCGATTCGTGTTTGCTGGGGGGGGCTTTGGCATAGCCATCATAAGCCCGTATATCCACACTTGGGATAATATGCTGACAATTTTTAACGTCAAAGCCCGGATCTTTGAAGTAATGGTGAAGCCCATCCCCTGTTATGACGGTTGGCGTCTCTGGGATATAAAGCCCATGAACCGACTTCATTCCTTCTTCGCCGTCTGGATCTAGAACCAGCAACCCCTGCGTGACGATTGCGATATCGTTATTACTGCCGTTACCCCACCATTCATTGCATTTTCGCAAAGAAGCCGTCGTGTCTCGGTAGGGCTTCCAATGGCGGACGTTTGGGTACTTTGTGGAGGGCTTCAGGGGGAAAGGGCTGAGACCATGCTGGATGTAATTAAGTGCTGCCTCTAACGTTTCGTTCACTGCCGCCTCAATGTTACGGGGCTAGGCGATTAGGCGGAATCGCCAGGGCTTTTGACCTTTTCGCCCCGATCCTTTGTCGAAAGTTGCTTTGCTGCTTACTTGCTCAAGAAATATCTAATCAAATGAACCCTGGCATCGATCACTTTGCTGTCGGTCTCCTCGCTATTGTGAAAGTATTCACATGTTCTAATAAACCTATAAGTCACTCGGGCCATTATCCAGATTATCTATGGAACGGAACACCGGGGGACTTACTCTATTTCACCCCCCTTATTTCATATTTTTCGCTGAATGTCGATAATCCTTTCGGCAAATCTCAATAAAATAAATTCTGGTTTATGTGAGTTATTAAAAACAAAAGCGCTATTAATCGAATCCTCCTCTCATGGGAAGGGCCGTCGAACTAGTGCATGGTGCAAATAGGTAATTTTCACTTATTTCGGTTTTCACCGGAAAATGGCAACATCTGGGAGCGAGAAACCTGCACGGTGCAACCATAAGACAAATCAAGCTCAAAGCCACAATTTGAGCAAGTAACTTGCATAAGTGGACAGGGAAAAGAATCACCACAATATAGCATATATTTTAACCATGCCATGACTCTCTGCGCGGTTTCCAGGTTGGCTCTTATTGACAAATCACACAGTGGATTCAAAACCAGCTCGTGAAAAATTTCTCTTGAAATTGTAGCAGCGAAGTTCTACACTTTTGCTCGGCCAGCCGCCCCCAAGTCGGCCCCTTATCACAATGCACCGATCGGCTGGCTATTTGAGGCTGTTCCGTTTATCTCCAGGTTAACCAGTGATTTGGAAAGCCCCGCCTACAGGAGGCCAAATGCGTCTTCAATTGGTTGGAATCCTCACAGTCTTGCTACTGCTCCCCCAATTGATTTTTTCGCAGCAGGCAAGTTCGAAGAGCGCTTTCACTTTGAAGCCCGGACAAGCGGTTTACCTTGTCGCAGCTAAGAGTAATGGAAATCCCGACCTTTCGTCTGAGCGCAAGATCAAAGAGGAGTTTGAAAAGCAAAAGGTGTTTAAGATTGCCTCTTCCCTCCAATCCGCCGACTTTGTTTTCATAATGCTTGTTGAATACGAATATAACCAAAGCATGGTTGGTGGAATCGGGATTGGGAGCGAGGACATAAAGAGCATCCTTGCTCTTGGAGTTCCTCCTTCTGCATACAGCCGATACAAGGCAAATCTCGATGGCTTGCGTGAAGAATCATTCTGGCAGTTGAGCGAGAATAACAATGCATGGCGGACAGGAGGCCTTCCGAAGAAAATTGTGAAGAAATTTCATGAAATGGTTCCCCCAAAATAGGTCTTCCTGGACGATTTCTACATGAAAAATACCCCATGAATCTAGGTAAGAGATGAACATGAGATCTTGCGTTGGCCAGTCGCCTCCCATGTCGGCCCCCTGGTGATTCCGACCGACTGGCCACGTTTGTTTCCCCGGCCACATAAAGAAACCCTTCCACGAGAGATGAGAGAGGAGGCACCCCCATGTTGAGAATCCGCAAGTCTGTTGCCTTCGTGTTCTTGTTCTCGATGCGTTCCACTGCACTTCAAGAGGTTTGTAAAGCGTCCGATAAATAGATTTGCGGTTGCTGGTCATACAGCAAATTTCCCTCATTCTTTGGAGCGCCTGTTCAAAAAATCCTTAGTGAAATCTCAGCTCCGAAAGTAGAAGGAGTTGGTGAAATGTACTCTTTCGATTCATTTCCAGATTTCGAGAATTTCAGGTATCAAATCGCGAATGTTCCATCTGGTAGTAAGCTGCAGGCGTGGATCAAGCTCCGAGAGTGTGAACGACGTCTCGCGTTTTGCATTTGGGCCAAATCTTTTTGTGATTTCAGAGATCCAAAGATAACTCTCATTTTTCAGGATGCAATAAGTGCCTTCCTGCAAAGTTACGAATCAACGATTCAGATTCTTTATCGTCAATTGACGCCCGGAAAGCTGAAGTTGCCACAACCATTACAAGATGACGTGATCGTTGGCGGACTGCGGACCTTACGTGATCTTGAGACGCATGTGGAAGGGCGCCTAGAACAAGAAATTGAGGTGAATATCGGCGACTCGATTCAAGGTCATTCGTCTGGCACGAAGATCTCATATACAGTGAAATTGCGTTCGCTTGAAAAATCAGACCTGCCAAGGAACAAGAACGCAAGGAAATTGAGGGAGACTGGTCTATCAAATTGGAACAATTTGGATCGGGACCCCGCCAGATTATTCGAGCATGGCCTTCAAGAGCTGAAGAAAGCACTCATAGCCGTGGAGAACCAGACATATCCCCTCCCCTCGGAGAAAATGAAATGATTTACCGAATAATAATCGAGACCTTTCTTGCAATAGCAAGCTTCTGGATGGGAAGCCTTTTTTGGCAACTAATGAAGCGGAGCAAATTCCTGAAGTCAATTGTTTGTGACCAGCCTTTTCTTGAAGCATTAATCTCACAGAACAATCTTGAGTCCCCTCCTCAGAGGCTAATTCCTTATGCCTTGAAAAACGACGTCGGTTACTTTGTGAACATGATGGCAATCATAGAAAGCGACAGAATTTCACAGCAACGCACAAAGAGGATCACTGGCTTATTGCTTTTAGTGATTTTCATCGCAAGTTATTTCTTGGGAGATTTGTACCTCTTCATCAACATCACAATCTTTCTGCTTCTCTTCTGGGTTCCTGTCGCTCAATCAACAAAGTTCAATGCCATTGAGCATGTCCTCGCTCTGGCGTTAATCCTTCACAGGTGGCGACGGGAAAATGAGGCACAGTGTAACCAATGGGTTGAGGAGGTCAGAAGTCTTCACCCATTGTATAACGCAGTGAAAATCGTTGAGTCCAAAGCCAGCACGTAAAGATTTTCAAGCGTGGATCATCTGGTGCCAGCGGGGTCACCGTGGCTCATCAGTCGGATGCCCCATGTTAAACAAGGAACTACGCAACCTGAGGTTTTGGCAGGGTCCTAATTTGGTTTTTCACGATGGGGGATTTTGACTGACTTTTGGTGTTCGTTTTCCGAACAGCAAACGGTTCTCCTTGTTATGTCATTTCTTAGCGTAGTTGCCTTCCTTTTAGAATCCTAACACAGCACCCCTAAAATAATTCGTATTATGAATATCCTGTGCACCGTATGTGGAAGACGGATGCTTGACTCCCTTTTTCTGTCAAGCCGAACCTGATTCGTGAAGAAAACTCTTTCGTGCGAGTCTTCTTGAAGAGTTCTTGTCTCTGTTCTAGGCTTTTTGACAATAGTTCTAAAAATACTGTTTCATTTTGAGAAATCAAGGCCCATAATCCTTGGACGTTTAGACCAATAACCCTTTATTCCGGTTAATGTTAAATAAAGTTCAACCGATGGCATATATGTTGCTAGGAATTAATCGCGTATTCGATGTACGGCAATTTGCCGTATTTTTATCTTGACTTGTACGGCGGTTGGGTGTACAGTCACAGACGATTTATGGAGACGACGATGCCACAAATACAACAGACCGAGGAACGCTCTCCCAAAAAGGAGCGCCTTGACGCTAGGGTTACTGCGGAACAAAAACGTCTGATTGAGCGTGCGGCCGCATTACGTGGGACATCCATCACAAATTTCGTAGTCGCGAGTGCACAGGAGGCCGCCACTAGCACAATCAAAGACTTCGATGTTCTGTACCTTCGAGATCAGGCCCGCAACGTTTTCATAAGGGCGATTTTGAATCCCCCTGCACCCACCGATGCTGCTCTTGCCGCAGCAGAGCGGTACAAAAGGAACATGGGGCGCTAGGTGGCTCCCGAAGAGAAACAATCCGCATTCGAAATCGAGCCGCTCGGCAATAATCATGACCGAGCGGCTTTTTCTTGTGGGGATAAAGCGCTCGACACATACCTGCACACGCAGGCGGGGCAAGATGTAAAGAAAAGTGTGGCGGTCGTATTCGTTGCAACGCCAGATAGAAGAACCATCGCTGGATATTACACGCTCTCCCAGTACGCGATACATCTTGACACCATTCCGCCGGGAGTTGCCCGAAAACTGCCAAGGTATCCAATGCTTCCGGCAACGCTTATAGGTCGCCTTGCATCGTCCGAGAAATTTCGCGGGCAGAGGGTCGGGGAAACATTGCTGATGAACGCCCTTGAAACCTGTCTTAAGTATAGTAAACAGGTCGCCGCCGTATGTGTTGTTGTGGATGCCAAAAATGATTCGGCAGCTGCATTCTATAGGAAATACGGGTTTATTGACCTTCCGAAAGTGGAGCGACGCCTCTTTCTCCCCATGAAAACTGTTGCAGCACTTTTTCCCTAGACCTTCTTTGTCTAACCTACGATTGCGCTCCCCAAGCGCAGAGTGGGGAAAATCAACGGATTGATTACGATTGATCCATGGGTAGAGATGCCCCCTTGTACCCTTGTGAATCCAAATTAGGACACTGCGCAATTTCCCCATATCAACCCACGGGGACACCGGAGAAAATCGATTCTAGACCACCAGCGTGCTCTTGTGGGCGGGGTTCTTGGATTCTACACGCCATTTCAAGCCCCCTCTTGGCTGCTTGACGCTGCTTCTCCG from Terriglobia bacterium includes these protein-coding regions:
- a CDS encoding bifunctional DNA primase/polymerase; this encodes MNETLEAALNYIQHGLSPFPLKPSTKYPNVRHWKPYRDTTASLRKCNEWWGNGSNNDIAIVTQGLLVLDPDGEEGMKSVHGLYIPETPTVITGDGLHHYFKDPGFDVKNCQHIIPSVDIRAYDGYAKAPPSKHESGELYRWKPGYSLDDIPLAYAPLWLIELIRISQKHEIYTNHSCPN
- a CDS encoding DUF1778 domain-containing protein — its product is MPQIQQTEERSPKKERLDARVTAEQKRLIERAAALRGTSITNFVVASAQEAATSTIKDFDVLYLRDQARNVFIRAILNPPAPTDAALAAAERYKRNMGR
- a CDS encoding GNAT family N-acetyltransferase, with the translated sequence MEPLGNNHDRAAFSCGDKALDTYLHTQAGQDVKKSVAVVFVATPDRRTIAGYYTLSQYAIHLDTIPPGVARKLPRYPMLPATLIGRLASSEKFRGQRVGETLLMNALETCLKYSKQVAAVCVVVDAKNDSAAAFYRKYGFIDLPKVERRLFLPMKTVAALFP